In the genome of Kwoniella newhampshirensis strain CBS 13917 chromosome 10 map unlocalized Ctg15, whole genome shotgun sequence, the window GCGTAGCTCGACgagcttcgtcttcgtcatgCTGATGGAACGGCTCGACTTCGTGACGGTAGATTGGTTGTCCAAGCGCTGGCAGATTTCGAGATGCTCGTCGTTGATGGCCGTTGCGATCTCGTGATACTGGCTCTGGGACGTTTTGCAGCAAAGCTTCAGGAAGCGAGTCGTCGAAGGCTCGCGCACGTTTGAAGGCTGGCTTCGGGTTGATACGAAGCTGGATGGCCTTCCATGCTCTGCAAGACTCGTCAATGAGAACCCTTCATGATCGACTGCGGCCACATActgcatcttctccttgcgCTCGATCATCatatcctctttctctgtACTTTCAGGCAGGTTCTGCAGCTTCcggtcgatgatctgatccACGATGATATTCGCAATGAAGGGGGTGTACTCGTTTACCATCACTCGACAGTGGGGACAGGTATGTTGCTGCGGGGTATAAGCGGACGTTATCGGACGATAGACTCACGTTGTTGACCTTGAGCCATTGCCAAAGGCATGGGCCGCAGAACGTATGTCTATGATCGTGATGAGAACAAGCACTCAGTAGGTCAAGAGAGACAACTTACCCGCAAGGCACGATAGCCTGGGTCGCACCACTGCGCGCACATGAGTGTTCATCTAGAGGCATCACAAAGAGCTTACAGTATTTGCGAGCAGCTTCGGGGATGTcagcaagagcaagagcgTAGCGCCGAGTACgaacatcactcacattccACACTCTAGCTCTTCAAACCATTCTTCCGTCTTCACCGGCactttgatctcctcgaatGTCCGTATGACGCGTGGTCCTGCAGGGTGTGGTCGGTCTCTCTTGACATGAGATCGATTGGGGGAGGACCGCGAGGATCTCCGCAacgaagtggaagatgaggaagctGAGGAAGACGCGGGAAGAAGTTGGGGAGCAGACGATGGTCGAGGAAAATCCGGGAGTTGAGGAATGTCGCCGGGTGTTCTCGTCGGATACGACATTTGTAAGAGCAACCGGAGATGACGAGCCGATGTGCGGAATGGGAACAGCCGGCGGAGAGTGTGGTACAGTCGCGATAGAGCGTATGACTGCTGGTGCCGAGGCGTGTTTATAGTCCTGTCGATGTGTGCAATCGAAGGGTGGGATAGAGATGTCAAGTAACGGTCAAGAAGGGTTTCGAGACAATATGTGAACTTTATTGCGCCGCTCCGGCTTCATTCgtatcatccatccatcgaTACAGcacatcctccacttttgATTTCTCCACTTCAGTTCGGGATGACCGGTACACTATATGCAGAGATAAACCTCGACATCACTCATTCAGCTTCTACTCTCGCGCCTTTCCAAGTCGGACCCACACAATGTCGCGCTCACCTATAACTTGTCATGGTGAGCCTACCTCGTGAGCTGCGTCGGGTACACAACTGATCTGCGTTGATAGTCCTCGACGCTGCGCAAGGGAAACCCGCAGCGGGTGTCAAGGTCTCGCTCGATATCCTCAGCTTGACCTCACAAGCTTCTGGTCAGGTAGCTTCCAGCGAAGTTCCCAAGACGCTTGCATCTGGGTACGCTTGCTCTCatctgatcaagaagacTCAGCATACGGCTgactcgtcgtcctcaGCGTTACCAACGCGGACGGTCGTTGCTCCGATCTCCTCGGAGCTGAAACACAGTTACAACCTGGAGTGTATAAGATGACCTTTTTCAGCGGCGAGTACTTTGAATCGATAGGTACCGATACCTTCTACCCTctcgtcgaggtgagtcctgTCTGCGCGTCTTCTGGCTTGTCGCTGACACGCAAAGTACAGATCACATTCACATACGCCGACCCAAAACAACATTATCACATCCCGCTCCTTATCAGCCCGTTCTCATACACCACGTATAGGGGTAGCTAGATCTTGTTTCGATATGCATCATGGTCACAATATGAAACGAAAGGTCCGGTATGCAAGGTTCTAGCTGCTTACATTGCCGGTAGCTTCAAGATGTGCTTTGATGAATGCTTCGATCTGGTTGATGTAATTATCTGAGAGCGAGTGTTCTCTGCCAAACTCTTCCGCTGCAGTACGTGGATCGACTGGCTTAGGTCTCAGCTGTATTCTTCCGCTTTGAGCAGAACAACATACAGTTCAAATGATATACGAGTGGGATAGGAGGGGCATCTTCACTACGAAGTTGGTCAGCTACGTTTCACAAAGAGGATCAGGTATGCTTGCCTgagatcgatgtcgatggtcAGAGTCTTTGCTCCGTCAGGGCTTGTGGGGTTCGGGGCGACAGACCTACTCCACTTTAGCGAAGCTCGGGTGACGTCGGTCACAACTCACTTTGGCATAgcctcttccacctgaCGAGCGTAGGTCTACAAGGAAATTAGTATGCAGACGGGTTTCGAGCGATGGCAGACGTACAATCCGAACGCTCTCCTCCGCGAACCTATCCTCTGCTCTAGACCAAACACGTACCCGTCCATCTGAGCCACCTGTGACGACATCTCCGTTGGGAAGCGAAGATACAGACCAGACCGTTTGGCATGGGTGGAGCATGACCGCAAattcttcgtcatctgcGACAAGTCAGCGCTTCGTTTACCAGCTTTCGGTTCCTCGCTTACCTTGCCACACTCTCTATAAAAGAGTCAGCTACATCTCTTTCGGATATACCATTGAGAGACTCACCACCGTATGATCTTCCCCACATGACAGCAACTGTCCGTTTAAACCCAGGGCCACCATATATGCGTAATCGGTATGGCCGCGAAGCGTTTCCAGCACACTGCCAGAGAGGTTCCATATGCGAATGAGACTGGGTGATCAGCCCTTGTTGAGCTGGTCAACTCACCCGTCATTGCAAGCGCTGGCGAGAGTTTCTCCGCCGGGCAGCATGGTGATACTTCGGACCGGTTCAGGAGAGCCTTTAAACCTGAGCAAGAGCTCGCCGTCGTGGTTCCACAGGTTGATCAGACGATCGGCTGTTGAGTGTTATCACTGTTTCCAAATTTATAGAGTTGACCTACCCGAGCCTGTCCGTCAGCTTGATCGCCTAGCAGTAACTCACCGGTTAAGTAGCAACCCTCCTTTGGGCCCTCCTCAACTACAGCAACTCCCCAAACAGCTTGATCATGCCCCTCCAACACCAGCTCTGACTTCCATTCTCCTGACCCGTGGGCCCACACCCTAGCAGTGCGATCCCAGCTCCCgctgatcagcttcttcagcttccgGGAATAGCTCAGCGTGCATACGTTCAAGCCGTGTCCGATGAGACATGCTCGTAATACAGTCAGTCTCATGAaccccctccttctgcctTTTACACGACTTGTGGCTGATTCCTGCCCATGGTCCACCTCACAGATTTTGACGAGCAAAATCCATGGTACCTGCCCTCAACGTGAGGAGTGTCCTGTGCAGATGTGGATCGTGGAAATCGAACCTGTGCCGCTTGTGGCTGGGTGTTGGGGAGATGTTCTGTCCATACCGCTTAACAAAACTCTGCAAGCTTCATTTTGTCACACCTCCACTCTCGATGCATGTACCTAGAATTCGAATCTTCGATCGTAGGCTGGCTGACATAAGATTTTTGGGGATGTGATTCGATTCGACATCTTGATTGGACTGCTGTGCAGGTTACGATGCCATACCCATCATGATAGTGTGGTGCAAAAATATAAGTAAGCTTCAGAAGATCCCAAGATCACTCAGATTTTGTCAACAAAAATATGTGATTCCGAAGTGATGCGCAACTGCATGTACGTCAAGTACTCGGGCATCTTGGGGAAGACACAAGGCGAGATTCAAGGTTGAACCAAAGTCGAGACCTAGCCTTGCATTATAGTTGCCAAACGGGGTAGGTCAAGGCAGTATTGAC includes:
- a CDS encoding hydroxyisourate hydrolase, with product MSRSPITCHVLDAAQGKPAAGVKVSLDILSLTSQASGQVASSEVPKTLASGVTNADGRCSDLLGAETQLQPGVYKMTFFSGEYFESIGTDTFYPLVEITFTYADPKQHYHIPLLISPFSYTTYRGS